The Solanum pennellii chromosome 4, SPENNV200 genomic interval ACATTAATGGCAATGAGAAACCATTTTTGTTTTGTCAAAATCATGTCCATTATACCTTGTAGGgacttttaattatttctacttaattaattaatgagataaaaaaaaaaagaaaaaaagtgggGGGTGGGNGGGGTAGGGGGTAAGGgggaacaagaagaagaaaaaagggttCTCTTGGATCCTCTTGTTTTGTAAATCCCCTTTTTTCTTATCTACTTTTGACTCCAAATTTATGTATATACCAATGTTTTGACTATTATTAATTTAACTATTACTTTTACTTAAACACCTTTCCTAAACACACCCTTGGTTTTTTTAATCAAGAGTTTAACGTCTCTATACTGATCGAATAGTTAAATTAGTATTTATATGCAAGTCGTTTTAAAATGTAGAatttataatgataaaataagacAGATTATTCTTGCTATAACAAATAAAGAACTTGACAGTGTAAAACTCTATTACATTGAAGATATTTTGTAACTAAAGTTACCTACAACAAAGCACAATTATCAATAGTAATTTTGATTTGgtaacatatatatatgaagataaattaaataatccaaactataactaattaaaatacattGATGATAATTCTTCCCTAAGATATCTTCATTGGGGAATTAAAAAtgatcaataaatataaaataatgttttgtaGAATCTATGTTTACTCCATAAAACAAGTAAAGGACATACCTTAGGGATTATAATCATTAGGTACTACAAAGAGTAGCCACCTAAGTTTACTTAATTAAAAAGCACTAGCAAATAGAACCAAATTCTTTACTTCATATCTTCaatcataatattttcaaagaactAATATTATATAACGTCCGGAAACAATCTCTCCAATCTTTTAACGATAATACATCAATACATTATTTTCTTCAGATCTGATAAGATTGAATtgaatatgttgttattgtAGTACTATATAATGTACTTATATAAACTAGCAAAAAATTCACTCTACTAGTCGTGGAATTACACCTCTcgagaaaaaattataaaaaattaagaacgTTAAATCACTTtttacataataatataattatataagcTAGCAAATATTGGGACCAAATCCCACAAAACCATTTGCTCCATCAAATGAAATTTGGATGCCTTCTTGTTGGATGTTTCCTATAATAGAAAGTTTTGATGGTGATGGAGCAAATGCAAAACAGAATGTACCCTTGTCATTCACTGGAATTAGAAAGTTCCTAGCAGGCAGGGTCAGGATTTGCCCACCCGAAAGGAAGAACGAAACGGTCGGTACTCGAACCGTCACGAACCCGTCTAGGTCATAACACGTGTCGAATATCGACACGGCCGGTGCCCTAGGGAGCGACGCGGTTTCGGCTACGAACGCTTCCTGAAACGCCACGTACGCCTCTGAGGGTAGTCGCGTCACGGCCGTCCCTGTGTCCATGACGACTCCACCGTCCCCGAGCTCGGTGATCTTAAACACGTCTTCTGATATCGGTACTCGGGCGCCTCCGACTCCAAGCCCTGATAACCCTATGTAGTAAAAACTCGGGGTTAGTGGATTTCGAATAAGCGGCACCCACGCCGCACCGACAGGTAACACCCCTCGACCGAACTCGAGCGACCCGGTCGAGTCGGTGCCCCGACTCACTAAACAATAACTAAATGCACCGCCCGTTTGCCCGCCGAGTTGGCCCACGAGTGACATGGACCCACCACCAAGGCCCAATAATCCAGCAGCAGCTGTAAACATGCCACTATTACTATGTCCACAACCAATAGCAACATTTTTAACCATTGTGTGTCCAAATGTCAATGTCTCAATGGCCATTGTACCTTTAGTATATGAACCATCACCATACATGACCTCATATTTACACCGACCCGAATGACAACCCGAATTTTCGACCCGATCGCATACTGACGACCCACATGGGACGCCAGTAAACGACACGGAAAGAGATGGGTCGAATACCGGGTCGGATTGGTGATAACATTGGGTACAGGGCTGACACTGTACCCAAACAATATCACTACCAGAATCAAGAACCATGTATTGGTTCTTAGGTGGACTACCTACACCAACCCTAACAAAATATTCCCCACTACCTTGATCCATACCCGAAATAAGATCCGACCCGAATTCCTTGACCCGGTAATTAACACCACCATTTTCAATTCTGTGAATGATACTAGACACCCTTTTCAAATCTCTATTGATTCTGCCTTCAAACACTTTGTTATTGTTATATGGAAAATGGGGAATTTGAAGCTTGTCTCTATGAATGAGGTTGAGCTTGAGCTTCCAATTTCCATTTTCTTGTTCAATTTCATTATCAACATGAAATTCTTCTTGATTTTCAAATGGGGTTTGGGGTTTTGTGTCTAATTGAGCAATGGATTCTTTTACATTGAAGATTTCATGAGTTGAGTTTTTGATTTCACTTGAAGTTGTTGCTATGGTGGTAGGAGAGAAAATGAGTAAAATTGCTAAGGCTAGAAAGGGGAGAaacatttttttgtgtgtgtgtgtgtggtgaGAGGGAAGTTGAGagtttttaatttgtttttaaggTTTTGGGatgtgaaaaaaagaaaaaagggttttgggggtggggggtgggggNNNNNNNNNNNNNNNNNNNNNNNNNNNNNNNNNNNNNNNNNNNNNNNNNNNNNNNNNNNNNNNNNNNNNNNNNNNNNNNNNNNNNNNNNNNNNNNNNNNNNNNNNNNNNNNNNNNNNNNNNNNNNNNNNNNNNNNNNNNNNNNNNNNNNNNNNNNNNNNNNNNNNNNNNNNNNNNNNNNNNNNNNNNNNNNNNNNNNNNNNNNNNNNNNNNNNNNNNNNNNNNNNNNNNNNNNNNNNNNNNNNNNNNNNNNNNNNNNNNNNNNNNNNNNNNNNNNNNNNNNNNNNNNNNNNNNNNNNNNNNNNNNNNNNNNNNNNNNNNNNNNNNNNNNNNNNNNNNNNNNNNNNNNNNNNNNNNNNNNNNNNNNNNNNNNNNNNNNNNNNNNNNNNNNNNNNNNNNNNNNNNNNNNNNNNNNNNNNNNNNNNNNNNNNNNNNNNNNNNNNNNNNNNNNNNNNNNNNNNNNNNNNNNNNNNNNNNNNNNNNNNNNNNNNNNNNNNNNNNNNNNNNNNNNNNNNNNNNNNNNNNNNNNNNNNNNNNNNNNNNNNNNNNNNNNNNNNNNNNNNNNNNNNNNNNNNNNNNNNNNNNNNNNNNNNNNNNNNNNNNNNNNNNNNNNNNNNNNNNNNNNNNNNNNNNNNNNNNNNNNNNNNNNNNNNNNNNNNNNNNNNNNNNNNNNNNNNNNNNNNNNNNNNNNNNNNNNNNNTGGGGGGTGGGATGAAGGGGGGGGGTCCTTTGGCCCATTTTTTGGAGGGTgagaaagaaataattgaatgatGAGGTTTCATTTTGGTGTTTCTTTGAATTTATTgcataaatatcttttttatttttataaatgggATTTAATATCTGTATTAGGGTTCGATTAAATTACATTtgctttaaaaatttaaaaacgaCTCTATATTTATAGctcaaattcaaaatatctGATTAAAAGAGAAGATATATTCATCACGTACTAACGTGTAATAGTACTACAATCCTTGATGATTCGATAGATTATGCTACGGGGCATCAGGTTATTACATGTTCCTCCCACTAGTAACATGTATCAAAACTAGAactcataaaaaaaagtttaccTAAGTCTATGttagaatttaaatttgaatccTTTATTATTCTCGAAcaatttcattaactttactTGCTATCAAAAAGTAATCTAACAAAATGAGAcacaaaatatatcattttcttttatgattatggactgatatattcatttaaatggttttaaatttctttttaagtaCTTATAAAGTTTAATTAAAGTATTTAATGCATATGCACTAATAATGAAAGATTTTATCCACTACTTGTATTTTTACTTGATGTAGTAGATTATTAGTTACCATCTTTATTAAATTTCGTATAAATATTGactacaaaaaattatataatttacaaatattcgattctataaatatttttcagatcGTAAGTATCTCGAGTAATGtgatataatagataaaaataacttgtgaattagaatattttatgaaattcattATTCCATTTCCTATATATGATAACCAATCTTAACATTTTGGTACctttgataaaaagaaaatttggaattaattattattcataattaaaatatttgtatagacagaaaaatatattgtttaaagAAGGTGACAAAATGATTACATCAATGTGATGGGGTCTCTTGACTATATAGAGATTCTCCacacatgtttatgtatttctctctctctattaaATAAAAgcttctttaaaattaaataaataaataagcacACAACAAAAGACCAATTAGcttaatattaaaagaaatattacataattaaaagtaattatgaatttgaaagATATTCACTTCTCTAACTTTTCATCTAAAATTTACTATAGAATGATATATTTAACTCATGATCTTATTATTTATCGAatgtttaacttttttatttttgttgggaGTTTTGATACTTTTCGATCAAATTATTAGCGATAACGATATTTCCGAGAAAGAAATATCAAATGTCATTATAAATGTACAACAATCAATtgatataatattcaaataGGGAAAAAGTTCAAACAAATGAAACTATTACTATAAAGGGATTTAAACATTTTAGAGAGGTTTGACCATAAGAGAATCAAATTATAACTATTGTGCActttttatgaaatactttaAGTTTGAAGCTTTTGGCTAGCTAGCCTTCCTAATTTAACTTAAAGCATTCACATACAATAAATAGAATAATGAGTTTCCATCATCCACAAGAAATCAAATTGTTACCTTGGGTATGTTCGGTAcgacgaaaaatattttctattaatgaAGTACGTTGGAAGGCTAGAAGAACATAATTTACGTGGAATGTCACTTGTGTGACTTATGTTTTCCTATTTTCTAtagaaaagtcatttttctcATCTTTCGTAAACTTGTTCGAATATGAGAGAattcaaaaatgttttcctacgtaccaaacacactcttagCTTATTTAGCTTATGATATTTTACTTAACAAATAAAATGGCATAGCAAAACAAGCAAATATATTTTGGAAGAGTGGAGGGGCCAATTATGAATAAAAGAGATGATGATCAAGTCTCAACTTCCTTTTTATAAAGGTGAATTATTCATCTTTTTCCTTCacaattatagtttttttttcaatttattgtaGGCATGATAAGAATTGTAAGTCCCTACAATTCAATATGGCCACAAGGGTAAAAGATGGACTCACCACTTCAGACCTACATGTTGAAGTTAGTTttgtcaaaatcaaaatttaactaAAGAGATCGAATTATCGGAGAATCGATTAAAGTTCATACATTTCTACctaaagttcaaaaaaaaaataactaaaatggTTGGACTTAGAGTCAATTTTGTATCATACCTTGCTTATAATGTTAGATGACACTTTTTGATTTCTTCTAATTAGGGTATAGTTTTTAATTTGGAATAGTGAGTAGTTTGTAATCAGATacagaataaaagaaaaaagaattaaaaaaaaaaagaaaagaaaaatgttaagtcaaatcaaatatcaaatttataGACCCTATAGTCCTTCCATATGTGATATGTCTATTTATATCTCTCAAGGTCTCACATTAAAGTGCTTTTTTAGGCTGGAaaggtgaaaaaaaaattaaagtacaaAATTACTGTAATTCTATTAAATTTTAGTCTCTTTTAGAATGTGAACTTGACAATAATAAAACTTCAAATCATTGCTTTTCTACCATCTTAAATTTCATGTCATAAATATTTCCTTGTGATCAAATTTCAACCATATACTatgggctcgtttgaccatgCGATATGATATCATGATATAATATCAAgatatgaaattatgagatgaaattgaaaatttgtttgaatatgcgatatgaaattttggtgttgtatattttctcataaacattaaaatcctataagttctaaaactattaaaataacctcgattgtttattcaatattatcaaataaacgaaaaatcataaaatcgtattataaattattacaaaagttatttgttctccacttaaggaattgtttcatcaatatatttgaataaaaataaaacacctTTCACGGGctcttcaagattttattactcaacaatagtgaagtgtgagttaaagtgactatatgttggtgaaaataataaattttaaaaagtaatgatgtgattctaaattttatttacatgtgaaataaatgattagtagatataaatgtggagttgttttaacaaaatataaactcgtgaattaatttttgtattaaaataactcaaatcaTGACATAGTATTCTCATATGGTTCAGTatcatgatttttggagaatatgaaACCTTGAGATGGAATCAGCATaaaatcgcatgtccaaacgCTGATTCCATCTCACGATACCATATCACATGGTCAAACGCCTACTAAATGTATCTTTAATATCAATTAAGACTTTGGAATTTTATTGTAGACTTCTGTAACCTTCACCCATTAGGTATTGCTAGTCATTTTAACACATGTATATAATATAACCTAATGACAATAGAaactaaatcattttcctttttctctctagtatatatatattacttttttcaGCTTCCCACCCGATGTTTAATATCCAAATTAAAGCTCGGCTAAATCAAAATCATGCTGAAGGGTAAAACACTTCTTAACAAATAAGGATTCATATCCGTGGAGACTCAAATACGGTATCTATGGCTAAGAATGAAAGGGTACTTGTCACTCAACGTACCCTACCCTCGTTGGTTGATATTACTAAAGAAACAAACAATGATTGTAGCAGTCAAAGGCGTGAAAATTGTATTGTCAtgcacaaaaataataattagagaACATGGGACATATATAAAGGGCCCTAGTGGTTGCAATAGACTTCCAAAATAAAGTTGTCACTAGCTATTCATGCAATAAAATGCATGTATAATTAAGTGAAATGGAAGTGACATCTGTTttatagggaaaaaatatatatatttcactcAATCAATAGCTCCTTTGATGTATCAACTAAATCTtatgtttaattatttgtcTCAAAGAATCTTAGTCCTTGAGACTATGTACTTACGTCGAAGGCATAATAAACAAACAGacattcaaacttggccttaCATGACAAGTTAAAACTCCAACTTTGAGAGTGAACATCTAAACACTCCAACTCATCACCATGGACAGCCAACATAACGTTGTGGAGACGAATTGAGGTGGCTCGTGCTTACTCGAGAGTTGGAGTTCTTGTCAGCTGAGGCTATGTTTGATTGTCTGTGTTTCTATAGTATCTATCCCTTATGGGACACaagtatttatcaaatttaGCACTTCTAACATGCATACAGCTACACAAAGAAGGGGAATACTAAAAGAACAGTACAATAACTGGAAAAGAGGGACTCAGAAAAGGATAAGAGTAACTTGTCACAAGCTGGTGGTTGAAGAAacaattagattttttttttttatctttttcatatCCAAatgaatcaaattaattaaaaaattctaaCACAATACCAGATCAACCAACCCTACATCTACTCTATAAAATACAGCTAATGAGAAACTCATGTTCTCGCGGAAACATGTTACAAGTTTTCACATAATATGCTACGTGAATATGCAGTGAAATTGACACACTCAATGCTTTTAAGTTTTGAGGCAGTGCAAATGTCCTGAACTCACCTTCGTTTCCCTACCTAAATTACAAGCAGAATTATCAGAAACCGTGTATGACCGACCATCACAATGGTTCAGCTGACAAAGACTTCATATGTTGATTTAACGCATCACCGACTCTTTGACAAATGAACGTCCGCCAGATCTGCATGATGAAGAATGTGAATAGGATGTTAAAGTTAGAGGTGATACTTGAAAAGCTGAAAGTAAACTAAGATAGTGGCCTTGATTGAGCTTTGAGTCAAAACATACGAATATGCAAGATGTATGTTCATGAATCGAGCATTTTCTTTGCTTTGTGACAACGTTAGAGAGCCTTCAATAACCTGATCTTGCTCCACGTCTAAGGGTTCATAGAAGTAAACCAATGTCTGCAAATTCATGccaaaaaatgcaaaaaatgagCGCATGCACCAATTTCACCagagaaaatatgataaatagtATGAGATAACAATCAATCCATAATTTTGTTTCCAAACAGGATTATCATATCATTagtttatcaaaatatttaggTATTCCATCTAAGAACCAATATCAAGGATTACTTAAACTAACAGGTAATCTTCTATATGAAGAATTGTTAGCAGCATTACTGTTATCAGGAACTCTTTTTTGACAAGTAATGTGGATATGCTGGCTCAAAAGTTACATCCTGAACAGAGCATTACAATGAGTGCGATGAgataacaaaatcaattatagTCATGGTATTATTTACATTATCATTAGCCACGTTGCACCAAAATCTAAGCAAAAATATACATCTAGATTTAATATTGACAGTATTATCTTCGAAGTTCTCAAGGTTATCAATGACAATCTCAAGATAACATTCAGCTTTTAGCACAAAAAAGGTGGCACAGAAGCTCCAAGCCTCTTACGACAATAGCAAACATATTTCTTATGGCCTCAGAATGTGTTTCCTGGTCCATCTACGAGTCTAGTACGGAGGAAAATGTATATTTGTTCAACTCCTAGTGTAGATTTTATAAAATCAGATGACAAAATTGGATGCAGATTGTAATCAGTTTACACTTTTTTAAGCCTGCCTTTCATTCCGATGAACCAAAGCCAAAGAGAGAGAATAGAGAGAGCACACAagtttttttacttattattatttttttgggtggggtggggtgggggggtgGNNNNNNNNNNNNNNNNNNNNNNNNNNNNNNNNNNNNNNNNNNNNNNNNNNNNNNNNNNNNNNNNNNNNNNNNNNNNNNNNNNNNNNNNNNNNNNNNNNNNNNNNNNNNNNNNNNNNNNNNNNNNNNNNNNNNNNNNNNNNNNNNNNNNNNNNNNNNNNNNNNNNNNNNNNNNNNNNNNNNNNNNNNNNNNNNNNNNNNNNNNNNNNNNNNNNNNNNNNNNNNNNNNNNNNNNNNNNNNNNNNNNNNNNNNNNNNNNNNNNNNNNNNNNNNNNNNNNNNNNNNNNNNNNNNNNNNNNNNNNNNNNNNNNNNNNNNNNNNNNNNNNNNNNNNNNNNNNNNNNNNNNNNNNNNNNNNNNNNNNNNNNNNNNNNNNNNNNNNNNNNNNNNNNNNNNNNNNNNNNNNNNNNNNNNNNNNNNNNNNNNNNNNNNNNNNNNNNNNNNNNNNNNNNNNNNNNNNNNNNNNNNNNNNNNNNNNNNNNNNNNNNNNNNNNNNNNNNNNNNNNNNNNNNNNNNNNNNNNNNNNNNNNNNNNNNNNNNNNNNNNNNNNNNNNNNNNNNNNNNNNNNNNNNNNNNNNNNNNNNNNNNNNNNNNNNNNNNNNNNNNNNNNNNNNNNNNNNNNNNNNNNNNNNNNNNNNNNNNNNNNNNNNNNNNNggtggggtggggtgggggggtgGGGGGGAGTAGTTATAGAACCTGTTGCCAGTGTGTTGGGGGA includes:
- the LOC107015889 gene encoding protein ASPARTIC PROTEASE IN GUARD CELL 2-like, producing MFLPFLALAILLIFSPTTIATTSSEIKNSTHEIFNVKESIAQLDTKPQTPFENQEEFHVDNEIEQENGNWKLKLNLIHRDKLQIPHFPYNNNKVFEGRINRDLKRVSSIIHRIENGGVNYRVKEFGSDLISGMDQGSGEYFVRVGVGSPPKNQYMVLDSGSDIVWVQCQPCTQCYHQSDPVFDPSLSVSFTGVPCGSSVCDRVENSGCHSGRCKYEVMYGDGSYTKGTMAIETLTFGHTMVKNVAIGCGHSNSGMFTAAAGLLGLGGGSMSLVGQLGGQTGGAFSYCLVSRGTDSTGSLEFGRGVLPVGAAWVPLIRNPLTPSFYYIGLSGLGVGGARVPISEDVFKITELGDGGVVMDTGTAVTRLPSEAYVAFQEAFVAETASLPRAPAVSIFDTCYDLDGFVTVRVPTVSFFLSGGQILTLPARNFLIPVNDKGTFCFAFAPSPSKLSIIGNIQQEGIQISFDGANGFVGFGPNIC